From one Armatimonadota bacterium genomic stretch:
- a CDS encoding ribonuclease HII has product MEESQDSADLWHYERAVRAQGYRIVAGVDESGRGPLAGPVVAAAVILPFECDIGGIYDSKQLSPANREAAYEKILSIALGVGVGVVDADEIDRLNILQATYQAMRIAIGKLTTAADIFLVDGYPIRNFEFPQVGIIDGDCKSASIAAASIIAKVTRDRIMLNYDRLYPQYGFAKHKGYPTEEHLRNLAIYGPCDIHRKTFGPVAEELNLLWARQDLLSAEQAKKEL; this is encoded by the coding sequence ATGGAGGAAAGCCAAGATTCCGCGGACTTGTGGCATTACGAGCGAGCAGTCCGGGCACAAGGTTATCGCATTGTCGCCGGCGTTGATGAATCAGGCCGAGGGCCGCTTGCTGGACCGGTGGTTGCGGCTGCGGTAATTCTTCCTTTCGAATGTGATATCGGCGGCATATACGATTCAAAGCAACTTTCTCCAGCAAATCGCGAGGCAGCTTACGAAAAAATTCTAAGCATTGCTCTAGGCGTTGGGGTTGGCGTTGTGGATGCCGACGAAATAGACCGCTTAAATATCCTTCAAGCTACTTATCAGGCAATGCGAATCGCCATTGGCAAGCTGACCACTGCTGCCGATATCTTTCTGGTGGATGGTTATCCAATTCGCAATTTCGAGTTTCCACAAGTCGGCATAATTGACGGCGATTGCAAGAGCGCAAGTATAGCAGCTGCTTCTATAATCGCAAAAGTCACGAGAGACCGCATTATGCTGAACTATGACCGATTGTATCCTCAATATGGCTTTGCTAAACACAAAGGCTACCCTACGGAAGAGCATTTGCGAAACCTTGCCATTTATGGGCCTTGCGATATCCATAGGAAAACGTTCGGCCCCGTGGCGGAGGAGTTAAACCTTCTATGGGCACGGCAAGATCTGCTCTCGGCAGAGCAGGCGAAGAAAGAGCTATAA
- a CDS encoding tetratricopeptide repeat protein produces the protein MSKKQKVSVVIVAFVAILGVFYYFKAQKIKEKTREYFRLALEAEPREAERLMRECLKIQPRNPSVYFLLGESLAQQGKHKAAVGVFKSGLKFSESSKESAFIKRRINSALAELYEDLGDYDAAIDYYTRNLNSGFTSTRQVFLRVRLAELYRKKGDYSSAAREYEKAIKYKAAVRRPEIYFDAAVCKARDGEAGKAYEYLSSLFNHPFIIGVGAGDGSQNVRIQGWINAATNSRLFEKVRTLPGFDKLIEKANQHAQARRLATKIYCAQITVPGFRREFPLSYEFAQINAHHAGFSRDVLLAYANDCMVSADYEVGDPRRFEYGFVACYYFFSTADHAKWAISALRKLSLPGAEWSSFPWTNRSLEGRIIGDETYSADDKNGNIRLIFRKGNFVAVLYSGDFEHKRFEKIPPNIAPAMDSLAQQVLRVL, from the coding sequence CAAAAAATTAAAGAGAAAACAAGAGAGTATTTTCGCCTTGCACTCGAGGCAGAACCTCGAGAGGCCGAAAGGTTAATGCGTGAGTGTCTTAAAATTCAACCACGCAACCCTAGCGTATATTTTCTGCTAGGTGAATCGCTTGCACAGCAAGGGAAGCACAAGGCTGCCGTGGGAGTATTCAAGAGTGGTTTGAAGTTTTCTGAATCTAGCAAGGAATCCGCGTTTATTAAGAGACGAATCAACTCGGCTTTAGCAGAATTGTATGAGGACTTGGGCGACTACGACGCAGCAATAGACTACTACACTAGAAACCTGAACTCAGGTTTTACTTCTACCAGGCAGGTTTTTTTGCGAGTAAGGCTTGCCGAACTTTACCGCAAGAAGGGAGATTACTCCTCCGCAGCCCGCGAATATGAGAAAGCCATTAAGTATAAAGCTGCGGTACGTAGGCCTGAAATATACTTCGATGCCGCGGTTTGCAAAGCGCGCGATGGGGAAGCTGGCAAGGCATATGAATATCTCTCTAGCCTTTTCAACCATCCATTCATAATTGGTGTAGGCGCCGGGGACGGAAGCCAAAATGTCCGGATTCAAGGATGGATTAATGCCGCAACAAATAGCAGGCTTTTTGAAAAAGTTCGCACTCTGCCTGGGTTCGATAAGCTAATAGAAAAAGCTAATCAACATGCACAAGCTAGGCGCCTGGCTACAAAAATATACTGCGCCCAAATCACGGTTCCCGGTTTTAGACGCGAATTTCCGCTATCATATGAGTTTGCACAAATAAATGCACATCACGCCGGTTTCTCTCGCGACGTTCTTCTAGCTTATGCAAATGATTGCATGGTATCAGCAGACTATGAAGTTGGCGACCCGCGGAGGTTTGAATACGGCTTTGTCGCATGTTATTACTTTTTCTCCACCGCGGACCATGCTAAATGGGCGATTTCCGCGCTAAGAAAGCTTTCTCTCCCAGGGGCCGAGTGGTCTTCATTTCCCTGGACCAACCGCTCTCTTGAAGGAAGAATAATTGGAGACGAAACATACTCCGCCGACGATAAAAACGGTAACATCCGCCTAATTTTTCGCAAAGGTAACTTTGTGGCAGTCCTCTACTCGGGAGACTTTGAGCACAAACGCTTTGAGAAAATTCCACCAAACATTGCGCCTGCCATGGACTCTCTTGCTCAACAAGTTTTGCGTGTGCTTTAG
- the rplS gene encoding 50S ribosomal protein L19 produces MSTVIQEIEKEQLKAEKPEINVGDTVRVHVRVIEAGKERIQVFEGIVIAKRHDSVRETFTVRKISHGIGVERTFLLHSPRIAKIEVVRKGKVRRAKLFYLREKVGKATRIKEDKNRG; encoded by the coding sequence ATGTCTACAGTAATACAAGAGATTGAGAAGGAACAACTGAAAGCTGAAAAGCCAGAAATTAACGTTGGCGACACAGTTCGGGTCCATGTTCGGGTCATCGAAGCTGGCAAAGAACGAATACAGGTTTTCGAAGGCATTGTTATCGCAAAGCGCCATGATTCAGTGCGGGAGACCTTTACGGTTCGTAAAATCTCCCATGGCATTGGCGTTGAACGCACTTTCTTACTACATAGCCCCAGGATTGCTAAAATCGAGGTGGTGCGCAAAGGAAAGGTGCGCCGTGCAAAGCTCTTCTATCTGAGAGAGAAGGTAGGAAAAGCGACACGGATAAAGGAAGATAAGAACCGCGGATAA
- a CDS encoding KH domain-containing protein yields MKELIEYLVKALVDEPAQVDIREVVGEESTTFEIRVAPNDLGKVIGKQGKIANALRTVAKAAAMREKKRVYLEIIP; encoded by the coding sequence TTGAAGGAATTGATAGAGTATCTAGTCAAAGCGTTGGTTGATGAGCCTGCGCAGGTGGATATCAGGGAAGTTGTTGGCGAAGAATCAACTACGTTTGAAATTCGCGTGGCACCAAACGACCTAGGCAAGGTGATTGGCAAACAAGGCAAAATAGCAAATGCGCTCCGTACCGTAGCCAAAGCTGCGGCAATGCGTGAAAAAAAGCGAGTCTATCTAGAAATCATCCCCTAA
- a CDS encoding YlqD family protein: MLVKRRVIIKAVVTEKFKKQLISQLEQALQEVKRTQQQIETQGMRYLAELEGRDPTQAVAFARKLERQKRKQEAVRARLDEELSKVRMLELGAEHPQGTVEGLVEINIGDNINEKLCATELIVEDGFVKEIRNP; this comes from the coding sequence ATGTTAGTCAAACGCAGAGTTATTATAAAGGCGGTAGTTACTGAGAAGTTCAAGAAGCAACTGATTTCGCAGTTGGAACAGGCTCTTCAAGAGGTAAAACGCACACAACAGCAGATTGAAACTCAAGGTATGCGATATCTTGCGGAGCTAGAAGGAAGGGATCCAACGCAAGCAGTAGCTTTCGCTAGAAAACTCGAGCGCCAGAAGCGCAAGCAGGAGGCGGTAAGAGCGCGGCTAGACGAGGAGCTCTCAAAAGTCCGAATGCTTGAGTTGGGTGCTGAGCACCCCCAAGGGACGGTTGAGGGGTTGGTGGAGATAAATATAGGCGACAACATTAATGAAAAGCTTTGTGCCACTGAATTGATTGTTGAAGACGGCTTTGTCAAGGAAATACGCAACCCCTGA
- a CDS encoding YraN family protein, translating into MGTARSALGRAGEERAIKHLESIGYKVVERNFRCSGGEIDAIAYDGSDLVFIEVKARRSTSFGYPSEAVDSLKQAKLIRSAEIYLADRSLGEVGARFDIVEVYFERGKLVRIEVIKGAFMEDR; encoded by the coding sequence ATGGGCACGGCAAGATCTGCTCTCGGCAGAGCAGGCGAAGAAAGAGCTATAAAACATTTAGAGTCAATTGGCTATAAGGTTGTTGAGAGAAATTTCCGATGTAGTGGCGGCGAAATTGACGCAATCGCCTACGACGGAAGCGACCTGGTATTCATTGAGGTCAAAGCCAGACGAAGCACTTCATTTGGCTATCCTTCTGAGGCTGTTGACTCTTTGAAACAAGCGAAGTTGATACGCTCAGCAGAGATATACCTTGCCGATCGCAGCTTGGGGGAGGTTGGCGCGCGCTTTGACATTGTAGAAGTCTATTTTGAAAGAGGAAAACTAGTAAGAATAGAGGTTATCAAGGGCGCTTTTATGGAGGACCGCTGA
- the lepB gene encoding signal peptidase I has translation MDWLANVRIEYVVAAIVILFIARLWLARYKTPIGKSAAEVVESALVAIILVFLIIRPFFIQVYTIRSASMEPTLREGDHILLNKLVYRLRPPRNGEIIVFRAPKSWTADGTEREFIKRLVGVPGDLIAVRNGKLLRNGKPVDEPYIKEPMNYEMDPIRVPRGKLFVMGDNRNNSNDSVKEGLLDLKRVLGKSIAIFWPPNRARIIK, from the coding sequence ATGGACTGGCTTGCAAATGTCAGAATTGAATATGTCGTCGCGGCAATTGTCATACTTTTCATCGCGCGGTTGTGGCTTGCACGTTATAAGACTCCCATTGGTAAATCGGCCGCCGAGGTAGTTGAATCTGCCCTCGTAGCAATAATCCTTGTTTTCCTCATTATCCGTCCGTTTTTTATTCAGGTTTACACCATTCGGTCGGCTTCCATGGAGCCAACGCTTCGCGAAGGCGACCACATACTTCTAAATAAACTTGTCTATCGCTTGCGGCCGCCAAGGAATGGAGAAATAATTGTATTTAGAGCGCCCAAAAGTTGGACTGCTGATGGGACCGAGAGGGAATTTATTAAGAGACTTGTTGGTGTGCCTGGTGACCTAATAGCAGTTAGAAATGGAAAACTGCTGCGAAATGGAAAACCGGTAGACGAACCATACATCAAAGAGCCGATGAACTACGAAATGGACCCGATTCGTGTGCCCCGCGGCAAGCTCTTTGTGATGGGCGACAACCGAAACAACAGTAATGATAGCGTAAAAGAAGGCTTGCTAGATTTGAAACGAGTTCTGGGGAAATCAATAGCCATATTTTGGCCGCCTAACCGAGCGAGAATAATAAAATAA
- the trmD gene encoding tRNA (guanosine(37)-N1)-methyltransferase TrmD → MRVDVLTIFPEMVRCGVDYSILKRAQENNLLTICVHNIRDFAEDKHKTTDEPPYGGGAGMVMKPEPIFKAAEHVKAEYWTDQSRIILTTPQGQLFNQEKAAELSKCPHLVFICGHYEGVDERVREHLVTDELSIGDYILTGGELPALVMLDAVARLIPGVLGTEQSALEESFSEGLLEYPQYTRPVEFRGWRVPDVLLSGHHAEIQKWRRVQSLKRTLERRPDLLEKAHLTEEDVRILDELRRSKDSR, encoded by the coding sequence ATGAGAGTTGATGTTCTCACCATCTTTCCAGAAATGGTGCGCTGTGGAGTGGATTATAGCATTCTTAAGCGCGCCCAAGAGAACAATCTTCTCACGATTTGCGTACATAATATCAGAGATTTTGCGGAGGATAAACACAAAACCACCGACGAGCCGCCATATGGCGGGGGCGCCGGCATGGTAATGAAACCTGAGCCAATCTTTAAAGCTGCAGAGCATGTAAAAGCTGAATACTGGACTGACCAAAGCAGGATAATCCTGACCACGCCCCAAGGACAGCTTTTTAATCAAGAAAAAGCGGCCGAGCTATCAAAATGTCCTCATTTGGTTTTTATCTGCGGCCATTACGAAGGCGTGGATGAACGTGTCCGAGAGCATTTAGTAACAGATGAGCTCTCAATCGGAGATTATATTTTGACTGGCGGTGAACTGCCTGCGCTCGTCATGCTCGATGCAGTGGCAAGGTTAATTCCGGGCGTGTTGGGAACGGAGCAGTCTGCTCTTGAGGAATCGTTCTCGGAGGGTTTGCTCGAATACCCACAGTATACTCGGCCGGTAGAATTTCGAGGCTGGCGGGTGCCAGATGTACTTCTATCCGGACATCATGCGGAAATTCAGAAATGGCGTCGCGTTCAATCGTTGAAACGAACGCTAGAGCGTCGGCCAGACCTTTTGGAAAAGGCACATCTTACTGAGGAAGATGTGCGAATCCTTGACGAACTGAGGAGGTCAAAGGATTCAAGGTAA
- the rimM gene encoding ribosome maturation factor RimM (Essential for efficient processing of 16S rRNA), with protein sequence MASDEWNVLIGEVVAPFGRRGEVKVLPYTDYPEHFFELKEVRPDRAIEGQNLKIEAVRQHKNLLLVKFEGFNDISAAERLRGAKLYIREKDLVPLGKDEYYIHDIIGLEVVTPEGKSLGKVKEVIRGPANDVYVTERAMIPAVKEFVTSIDLREKRIVVRPIPGMVEENENES encoded by the coding sequence ATGGCTAGCGACGAGTGGAACGTTCTTATAGGAGAAGTGGTTGCACCGTTTGGACGTAGGGGAGAAGTGAAGGTGCTCCCCTACACCGATTACCCAGAGCACTTTTTTGAGCTTAAGGAAGTTCGGCCAGACCGCGCCATAGAAGGGCAAAACCTGAAAATTGAAGCAGTTCGACAGCATAAGAACCTTCTGCTCGTGAAGTTCGAAGGTTTTAACGATATTTCAGCTGCAGAGCGGCTTAGGGGAGCAAAGCTTTATATACGCGAGAAAGATCTAGTACCGCTTGGAAAAGACGAGTATTACATTCATGACATAATCGGACTTGAAGTGGTTACCCCCGAGGGGAAGAGCCTTGGCAAGGTTAAGGAGGTCATTCGTGGGCCAGCGAATGATGTGTACGTAACTGAGCGAGCGATGATCCCGGCCGTGAAGGAGTTCGTTACTAGCATCGATCTCCGCGAAAAGCGAATAGTCGTGCGCCCTATTCCAGGAATGGTCGAGGAAAATGAAAATGAGAGTTGA
- the rpsP gene encoding 30S ribosomal protein S16 encodes MAVKIRLRRMGARSKPFYRLVVADSRSPRDGRFIEMVGYYDPRAEPPVINVNAEKVLLWLNRGAQPTDTAAVLLKKVGISHKALGNKERTKEEPESPAKPAAGELKAEVASEATRETVVEAEPAVETEAATESKTRSTRKKKASLEDEGAEAETASSATETETIGNAEAADEKETTG; translated from the coding sequence TTGGCAGTAAAGATAAGACTTAGGAGGATGGGAGCTCGCAGCAAGCCGTTCTACAGGTTGGTGGTAGCGGACAGCCGGTCGCCACGTGATGGCCGGTTCATCGAGATGGTGGGATATTACGATCCACGAGCTGAACCGCCGGTAATAAATGTAAATGCAGAGAAGGTTCTTTTGTGGCTAAATCGTGGAGCTCAACCAACGGATACAGCTGCGGTGCTACTAAAAAAAGTGGGTATTTCTCATAAAGCCCTAGGAAATAAGGAGAGAACAAAGGAAGAACCAGAAAGTCCAGCTAAACCGGCCGCTGGGGAGCTTAAAGCAGAGGTTGCTTCTGAGGCGACCAGGGAAACGGTTGTGGAGGCTGAGCCGGCGGTAGAAACGGAAGCTGCGACTGAATCAAAAACTAGGTCTACCCGCAAAAAGAAGGCTTCTTTGGAAGACGAAGGAGCTGAGGCAGAAACTGCGTCTTCTGCGACCGAAACAGAAACTATTGGCAACGCTGAGGCCGCAGACGAAAAAGAGACAACTGGATAG
- the lepB gene encoding signal peptidase I — MEWLANLKIEYVIIISVVLLILRLWLGRYKNVTAKSAAEIVESVLIAIVLVFLIIRPFIIQAFFIPSGSMEPTLLVHDHILVNKFIYRFKEPQRGDIIVFKAPENATTDGVERDYIKRLIGLPGDVIEVRNGILYRNGKPVREPYIKEPMDYEMPPFKVPKGMLFVMGDNRNDSNDSHRWGPLDRNRVLGKALVIFWPPSRIGIPR; from the coding sequence ATGGAGTGGCTGGCTAACCTAAAAATCGAATATGTCATAATCATATCCGTTGTTTTACTTATACTTCGCCTATGGCTTGGCCGCTACAAAAACGTGACGGCAAAGTCGGCCGCTGAAATAGTCGAGTCGGTGCTAATTGCCATCGTACTCGTTTTCTTGATTATCCGGCCGTTCATAATCCAGGCGTTTTTCATTCCATCGGGATCGATGGAGCCTACCCTTTTGGTGCATGACCACATTTTGGTCAATAAATTCATTTATCGATTCAAGGAACCTCAGCGGGGGGATATAATCGTTTTCAAGGCGCCGGAGAATGCTACTACCGATGGAGTGGAGCGCGACTACATTAAACGGCTCATTGGCTTGCCAGGCGACGTAATAGAGGTTCGCAATGGTATACTTTATAGGAATGGCAAACCCGTCCGCGAGCCATACATCAAAGAGCCAATGGATTATGAGATGCCGCCGTTTAAAGTTCCGAAAGGGATGCTTTTCGTTATGGGTGACAATCGCAATGATAGCAACGACAGCCATAGGTGGGGTCCACTCGATCGAAACCGTGTTCTCGGCAAGGCGTTAGTAATCTTCTGGCCGCCCAGCCGAATCGGAATTCCCCGCTGA